The window GAGTCCTGGGGCGCCGCCGCCCGGGAAGCGCTGCGCGAGGCGGCCAAGACCATCCGCAACATCCGGCGGATGGACATCCTGAGCACCAGCACCACGGTCCGCGACGGCGCCATCCAGGAGTTCCGGACGGAGGTCCGGTTGTTCTTCGAGGTGGAGTCGGAGCGTTAGCCCTCCTCGATCCTGACCTCCTGCAGAACGATGTCCACGTTGGGCCGGTCGCCGATGGCCCGTACTGTCGAGATGGCGTTGGCCACATCCATGCCCTCCACGACCTTGCCGAAGATGGTGTGCTTGTTGGTCAACCACGGTGTAGCCGCCACGGTGATGAAGAACTGGCTCCCATTGGTATTCGGGCCGGCGTTCGCCATCGCCAGGTACCCGGGGCCGTCGAAGCTGTGCGGGCCGCCGAACTCGTCCTCGAACTTGTAGCCCGGCCCCCCGGTCCCGTTGCCCAGGGGGTCGCCCCCCTGGATCATGAAGTCAGGGATGACGCGGTGGAAGATCGTGTTGCTGTACAGCGGTGTGTCCTTGGACTCGTTGAAGCGGGTGCGCCACTGCTTGGTGCCGTTGGCCAGCCCGACGAAGTTGGCCACAGTCTTGGGCGCGGTGTCGTCGAAGAGCTCGCAGCGGATGTCGCCCATGCTGGTCACGAAGGTTGCGTACTTGGCCACGTGTTCTCCTCCTCGGGAAGACCGGCTGGCGGGCGCACTCGCGCCCCACTGCCGCCAGCCTACCGGCCCCTGGTTTTGTCGCGGGGTTTTGTGATGTGGGCGCGCCGGTCCGTAGGATGGGCCCCGACAAGGGAGGTGAGGCTCTGGTGGCAGTCCAGGCGTACATCCTGATCCAGACCGAGGTCGGGAAGGCAGCGCAGGTATCCGCAGAGGTCCACGGCATCCCCGGCGTCACGTCCGCCGACGACGTCACCGGTCCCTACGACGTCATCGTGCGGGCCGAGGCCAAGACGGTGGACGACCTGGGGAAGCTGGTGGTGGCGAAGATCCAGGCCGTCGAGGGCATCACGCGCACGCTGACCTGCCCCGTCGTCCACCTGTAGCGCCTGCCACGTCAGGCCCCGGGGTGCACCCGGGTGCGCTGGGCGTGGCGCTCGAACGCGAGCTCGATGAGGCGGTCGATCAGCCGCGGGTAGCGCAGGCCGGACGCCTCCCACATCTTGGGGAACATCGAGATCACCGTGAAGCCGGGGATCGTGTTGATCTCGTTGAGGATCAGGCGCCGCTCCCGGGCGGCTGACTCGACGTAGAAGAAGTCCACCCGGGCCATCCCCGACGCCTCGACCGCGCGGAAGGCCCGGACCGCCAGCGCCTGCACCGCCTCCGCCACCGCCGGCGGCAGCCGGGCGGGGACCTCGGTGCGGGCGGTGCCGTCCACGTACTTCGCCTCGTAGCTGTAGAAGTCGGCACCGGCGATGACCTCCCCGGGAACCGCGGCCTCGGGGTCCTCGTTGCCCAGGACCGCCACCTCGATCTCGCGGCCGGGCACCGCCTCCTCCACCAGGGCCTTGGTGTCGTGGC of the Actinomycetota bacterium genome contains:
- a CDS encoding dodecin domain-containing protein — protein: MPVINTLELEGVSPESWGAAAREALREAAKTIRNIRRMDILSTSTTVRDGAIQEFRTEVRLFFEVESER
- a CDS encoding peptidylprolyl isomerase, with the translated sequence MAKYATFVTSMGDIRCELFDDTAPKTVANFVGLANGTKQWRTRFNESKDTPLYSNTIFHRVIPDFMIQGGDPLGNGTGGPGYKFEDEFGGPHSFDGPGYLAMANAGPNTNGSQFFITVAATPWLTNKHTIFGKVVEGMDVANAISTVRAIGDRPNVDIVLQEVRIEEG
- a CDS encoding Lrp/AsnC ligand binding domain-containing protein codes for the protein MGPDKGGEALVAVQAYILIQTEVGKAAQVSAEVHGIPGVTSADDVTGPYDVIVRAEAKTVDDLGKLVVAKIQAVEGITRTLTCPVVHL